In Maritimibacter sp. DP1N21-5, the sequence ATACTGTCGCGGACCTGCCCGAAGAGGCGGTTCAGCGTCGAGACCACCCCGGCGACCTCGGTTGGCACGGGTCTGCGAATCCGACCGAGATCGTCGGGCGATCTTTTCTGGATCGCTTCCTGCAGGTCGTTGAGCGGGCGAAGCCCGACCTGCACCCCGAACCAAACCACGAGGGCCAAGGCGACCATCAGGCCTGCCATGACGGTTATTGCGCGCAGAGCCAATTCCTGGGCGAACGCCTGACGGTCGCTCACCCGCTGCCAGACAGTCACGACCGTTTCGCCGGAGAGATTGTCGATCGTGCTTGCCTCGGTCATACGCAGCACCCGCATGTCTTCACCGCGATAGTTGGCAATGTAGTAGCCGGGTTCGGATTGCGGCATGTGCTGGTCGGGCCGCGGCGGATAGGCATATCCGGTGACATAGTAGCCCCCCGGCCCGGTCACATGATAAAAAACCTCGCCGCCGCCCGCGTCCGAGATGAAATTGCGCGTGCTGGGGGACAGCGCATCGCCGCCCGAGATTGCCACATCGCGGGAAATGGCCAGTGCTGCCGCCAGCAGGCTACGATCGAAAAGGTCTTCGGACGTGCGCTTTGCGGCCTCGAACCGCCACAGGCCCAACAGGACCGACACCACCAGCAGAGGCGGAAGGATGACCAGAAACAGCCGCAGGCGCAGCGACATCGGCCGGTGCCTGACCGGCCTGCGGGTTCTAGCCATTCTCTACTTCCAGCATGTATCCCAGACCGCGCGCTGTCTTGATCCTAATGCCATATGGCTCCAGTCGCTTTCGCAGGCGGGAGATATGCGGCTCGATCGCGCTTTCCTCGGCGTCCGATCCGATCCCGTAGACGTGATTCATGAGTTGGCCTTTTGACACCAGCCGCCCGCGACGTTCCAGAAGGCATTCGAGCGTGGCGATTTCCTTCCGCGGAATGTCAAAGGGCTGTTCGTCGAGAAGAAGCTGCCGCCCGGTGCGGTCAAAGACCA encodes:
- a CDS encoding sensor histidine kinase, producing MARTRRPVRHRPMSLRLRLFLVILPPLLVVSVLLGLWRFEAAKRTSEDLFDRSLLAAALAISRDVAISGGDALSPSTRNFISDAGGGEVFYHVTGPGGYYVTGYAYPPRPDQHMPQSEPGYYIANYRGEDMRVLRMTEASTIDNLSGETVVTVWQRVSDRQAFAQELALRAITVMAGLMVALALVVWFGVQVGLRPLNDLQEAIQKRSPDDLGRIRRPVPTEVAGVVSTLNRLFGQVRDSIEAHQAFISDAAHQLRNPTAALLALAETLPDVRDDTERSVRQAELISAARAAARLTSQLLQLERLRYGYGGSVTRFDLNTIVEEVCRGIAPSVLSRDLRFSLDPADERLEIEGDPVLIGEALTNLVENALKHGGPTMGRISVSTARDGDTIVVTVEDDGIGIPPEEEETAFRRFSQLRHGEGTGLGLAIVEQVIRKNNGKVRLENVDRGTRFRLELPAATKPA